One part of the Sorangiineae bacterium MSr11954 genome encodes these proteins:
- a CDS encoding acetyl-CoA carboxylase carboxyltransferase subunit alpha gives MAAFVLPFEKPIVDLVSKVRELRLLAESDPKFEHELRRLEEKTGRLAREIFATLSPWQKVQLSRHPNRPYTLDYVGRLFEDFQELHGDRRYGDDAAIVGGLARYRGRSVVVVGHQKGRTTKEKVARNFGQAHPEGNRKACRLYELADRFGLPVFTFIDTPGAYPGIGAEERGQSEAIGACLFAMSRAQVPIIATIIGEGGSGGALALGVANKVHVLEYGTYSVISPEGCASILWKDGAKSNVAAAAMRMTAPDLLQFKVVDSIIEEPPGGAHQDPAAAARNIDAVLQASLRELLAMTPEELADDRYRRFRSLGAYVA, from the coding sequence GTGGCTGCCTTCGTCCTCCCCTTCGAGAAACCAATCGTCGACCTGGTCTCCAAGGTGCGCGAACTGCGTCTGCTCGCCGAGAGCGATCCCAAGTTCGAGCACGAGCTGCGCCGCCTCGAGGAAAAAACCGGGCGCCTGGCCCGCGAGATCTTCGCCACGCTCTCCCCGTGGCAGAAGGTGCAGCTCTCGCGTCACCCCAATCGTCCCTACACGCTCGACTACGTCGGCCGCCTCTTCGAAGATTTTCAAGAGCTGCACGGCGACCGCCGCTACGGCGACGACGCGGCCATCGTGGGCGGGCTCGCGCGCTACCGAGGGCGCAGCGTGGTGGTCGTGGGGCACCAAAAAGGGCGCACCACCAAGGAAAAGGTGGCCCGAAACTTCGGCCAGGCGCACCCCGAAGGAAACCGCAAGGCCTGCCGCCTCTACGAGCTGGCGGATCGCTTTGGGCTGCCGGTGTTCACCTTCATCGACACACCCGGGGCCTACCCTGGCATCGGCGCCGAGGAGCGCGGGCAGAGCGAGGCGATTGGCGCGTGCTTGTTCGCCATGTCCCGCGCCCAAGTCCCCATCATCGCCACCATCATTGGCGAGGGCGGCAGCGGAGGGGCGCTGGCCCTGGGCGTCGCCAACAAGGTGCACGTGCTCGAGTACGGCACCTACAGCGTCATTTCGCCCGAGGGCTGCGCGAGCATCCTCTGGAAGGACGGCGCCAAGAGCAATGTCGCCGCCGCCGCCATGCGCATGACCGCGCCCGATCTGCTCCAGTTCAAGGTGGTCGACTCCATCATCGAGGAGCCGCCCGGCGGCGCCCACCAAGATCCCGCGGCCGCGGCCCGCAACATCGACGCGGTTCTCCAGGCCAGCCTTCGCGAGCTGCTCGCCATGACCCCCGAAGAGCTGGCCGACGATCGCTACCGCCGATTCCGCAGCCTCGGGGCGTACGTAGCTTAA
- a CDS encoding cation:proton antiporter, translating to MLVIAKLGGQVAVWLKQPPVLGELFAGILLGNLDLVGIQVFEQAATTESVGFLAEMGVVLLLFEVGLESTVADMRRVIPSSGAVAILGVLAPLGLGYGASMIAAPHASRALHLFIGATLCATSVGITARVLRDLGALGRPETRVILGAAVIDDVLGLIVLSVVTAIAQEGAMPSPIHALTLLGLAAAFLIGALFLGRYVMPRVFRIGAGLQTEGVLGAMAIALCFAFAGLSSIAGLAAIVGAFAAGLILDEVHVRPFGSKTKHDIAELIRPTAAFLAPIFFVRTGISVDLRGATLHVLLLALLLGAAAVAGKLVSGLGLRTRGVDRLLVGIGMLPRGEVGLIFADAGARIRVDGHPLIEPSIYMAIILVIMGTTVAAPPWLAARLRVAPASSPSPSSSSKSKRAAGAE from the coding sequence ATGCTGGTGATCGCCAAGCTCGGCGGGCAAGTGGCGGTGTGGCTCAAGCAGCCTCCGGTGCTTGGAGAGCTCTTTGCGGGCATTCTGCTGGGCAATCTGGATCTCGTCGGCATCCAGGTCTTCGAGCAGGCCGCCACCACCGAGAGCGTGGGCTTCCTCGCCGAGATGGGCGTGGTGCTGCTCTTGTTCGAGGTCGGCCTGGAGTCCACGGTGGCCGACATGCGCCGGGTCATCCCCTCCTCCGGCGCGGTCGCCATTCTGGGCGTGCTGGCGCCGCTCGGCCTCGGCTACGGCGCGAGCATGATCGCGGCGCCCCACGCTTCGCGCGCATTGCACCTGTTCATCGGCGCAACCTTGTGCGCCACCAGCGTGGGCATCACCGCGCGCGTGCTGCGCGATCTGGGGGCGCTCGGGCGGCCGGAGACGCGGGTCATCCTCGGCGCGGCCGTGATCGACGATGTGCTCGGGCTCATCGTTTTGTCGGTGGTCACCGCCATCGCGCAAGAGGGCGCCATGCCAAGCCCCATTCATGCGCTCACCCTCCTGGGGCTGGCGGCGGCATTTCTGATCGGCGCGCTCTTTCTCGGACGCTACGTCATGCCGCGCGTATTTCGAATTGGCGCGGGGCTCCAGACCGAGGGCGTGCTCGGGGCCATGGCCATTGCCCTTTGCTTTGCGTTTGCCGGACTGAGCTCGATCGCCGGCCTGGCGGCCATCGTCGGCGCCTTTGCCGCGGGCCTCATCCTCGACGAGGTGCACGTGCGGCCCTTTGGCTCGAAGACCAAGCACGATATCGCCGAGCTCATTCGCCCGACCGCGGCCTTTCTGGCGCCCATCTTCTTCGTGCGCACCGGCATCTCCGTCGATTTGCGCGGCGCCACCTTGCACGTGCTGCTCCTCGCCTTGCTCCTCGGCGCCGCGGCCGTCGCGGGCAAGCTCGTCTCGGGCCTGGGCTTGCGTACGCGCGGGGTCGATCGCCTCCTCGTGGGCATCGGCATGCTCCCGCGCGGCGAGGTGGGGCTCATCTTCGCCGACGCCGGCGCCCGCATCCGCGTGGATGGACACCCCCTCATCGAGCCCTCGATTTACATGGCCATCATTCTGGTCATCATGGGCACGACCGTCGCGGCGCCCCCCTGGCTCGCGGCGCGCCTGCGCGTGGCCCCTGCATCGTCGCCCTCGCCGTCATCCTCATCGAAATCTAAGCGCGCAGCGGGCGCGGAATGA
- a CDS encoding FHA domain-containing protein produces the protein MPRLILATAEGQQAIELRPINSLGRHPNNSIQLLDKIVSKEHCIIELRDGQFILRDLGSLNGTYINNERVRGEQFLKHGDELALGSTRARYDDGSGLHNFAPPAIGPGAIQQPAAPSQGVAPPWVQQPPPRSPYAPNHPTSPASSLQQPSHQPPSGGYGTGDYPGSGPGVGRPPIPPPEYPGRPPSGGGFTGHPSSGMTPAAGYVGNASGYAPPSPHHPHAHPHAPPPAGAPGQRVVATRAFPQGQHRPPSFGGTRVDVLDSARAIGAQIAATTKGFAPFDQIAHDPQQLRLDYERLRITWELSRDIGLERDLDKLLEKILTALFKFVNADRGVILLKEADGSLHPRAARRRDGSDAAIQVSSTILNHVINEQKSVITHDASMDFAASKGKSMILNRISSAIVVPLLHEKEVLGALWLDSESLAQFQQKDLEIITAVGNQAAMFIENTLLAKKIEQEIVTRERFSRLLSPNIAEQVMSGRLEVKKGGQLVSECTVFNSDIRGFTRMSEGTTAEMMVELLNEYFEEMVATIFKYEGTLDKFMGDGIMALWGAPAVHPDDPVRAVQSALDQMEALAQFNRKLMEADQSPLAIGIGIHTGSVVAGYVGSSKALSYTVIGDTANTSARLCGIATAGQILVSESTLSRLGNRFEFEELAPAHLKGKEKALRIFNIRREKPSAAAHVG, from the coding sequence ATGCCACGCCTCATCTTGGCGACGGCCGAAGGGCAGCAGGCCATCGAGCTTCGCCCGATCAACAGCCTCGGCCGCCACCCGAACAACTCGATTCAGCTCCTCGATAAAATCGTTTCCAAGGAGCACTGCATCATCGAGTTGCGCGATGGGCAGTTCATCCTCCGCGATCTCGGAAGCCTGAACGGGACCTACATCAACAACGAACGTGTGCGGGGAGAGCAATTCCTCAAGCATGGGGACGAGCTTGCCCTCGGCTCGACCCGAGCGCGCTACGACGACGGCTCCGGCCTTCACAACTTCGCGCCCCCCGCCATCGGCCCGGGCGCGATCCAGCAGCCGGCCGCCCCCAGCCAAGGCGTCGCGCCGCCGTGGGTCCAGCAGCCACCACCGCGCTCCCCCTACGCGCCCAATCACCCCACCTCCCCCGCCTCTTCTCTACAACAGCCTTCGCACCAACCGCCGTCGGGCGGCTATGGCACGGGCGATTATCCGGGTAGCGGGCCGGGCGTGGGTCGTCCGCCCATCCCTCCGCCCGAGTATCCGGGCCGGCCGCCCTCGGGGGGCGGATTTACGGGGCACCCCTCGTCGGGCATGACCCCCGCGGCGGGCTATGTCGGCAACGCGTCCGGCTACGCGCCTCCCTCCCCGCACCATCCGCATGCGCATCCACACGCGCCGCCGCCGGCTGGCGCCCCCGGTCAGCGCGTGGTCGCCACGCGCGCGTTTCCGCAGGGGCAGCATCGCCCGCCGAGCTTTGGCGGCACCCGGGTCGACGTGCTCGACTCCGCGCGGGCCATCGGCGCGCAGATCGCGGCGACCACCAAGGGCTTCGCGCCGTTCGATCAGATCGCGCACGATCCCCAGCAGCTGCGCTTGGACTACGAGCGCCTGCGCATCACGTGGGAGCTCTCGCGCGACATCGGCCTCGAGCGCGATCTCGACAAGCTGCTCGAGAAGATCCTCACCGCCCTCTTCAAGTTCGTGAACGCGGACCGCGGGGTCATCTTGCTCAAGGAGGCCGACGGCTCCCTGCACCCGCGCGCGGCGCGCCGGCGCGATGGAAGCGACGCGGCCATTCAGGTGAGCTCCACCATCCTGAACCACGTCATCAACGAGCAAAAGAGCGTCATCACGCACGACGCGAGCATGGATTTCGCGGCATCCAAGGGCAAGTCGATGATCCTGAACCGCATCTCCAGCGCGATCGTCGTGCCCTTGCTGCACGAGAAAGAGGTGCTGGGCGCGCTCTGGCTCGACAGCGAGTCGCTCGCGCAGTTCCAGCAGAAGGACCTGGAGATCATCACGGCCGTGGGAAACCAGGCCGCGATGTTCATCGAGAACACGCTCCTCGCGAAGAAGATCGAGCAGGAGATCGTCACGCGCGAGCGCTTCTCGCGGCTGCTCTCGCCCAACATCGCCGAGCAGGTGATGAGCGGGCGGCTCGAGGTGAAGAAGGGCGGGCAGCTCGTCTCCGAGTGCACGGTGTTCAACAGCGACATCCGCGGCTTCACCCGCATGAGCGAGGGCACCACCGCCGAGATGATGGTCGAGCTGCTCAACGAGTACTTCGAGGAGATGGTGGCCACCATCTTCAAGTACGAGGGCACCCTCGACAAGTTCATGGGCGACGGCATCATGGCGCTCTGGGGAGCCCCCGCCGTGCACCCCGACGATCCGGTGCGCGCCGTGCAGAGCGCGCTCGACCAGATGGAAGCGCTGGCGCAGTTCAATCGAAAGCTGATGGAGGCGGACCAATCGCCGCTGGCCATCGGCATCGGCATCCACACCGGCTCGGTGGTGGCAGGCTATGTCGGGAGCTCCAAAGCTCTCAGCTACACGGTCATCGGCGACACCGCGAACACCAGTGCGCGCCTCTGCGGGATCGCCACCGCCGGGCAAATCCTGGTGAGCGAGAGCACCCTTTCGCGCTTGGGCAACCGCTTCGAGTTCGAAGAGCTGGCGCCCGCGCACCTCAAAGGGAAAGAAAAAGCGCTGCGGATCTTCAACATCCGACGCGAAAAACCGTCCGCCGCCGCCCACGTAGGCTAA
- a CDS encoding glucose 1-dehydrogenase produces MTVSFSLEGKVAIVTGASRGIGEAIARTFAENGAKVVVASRKIDGVRSVAESIGARAHAIAAHTGKEEDCRNLVQKTVEHFGKVDILVNNAATNPYFGPFLQVEEGAWDKTFEVNVKGYFFNAREVARHLIERKAPGSIINITSVAGIMGAPLQGVYGMTKAAVISMTKTLATELATSGVRVNAIAPGFVRTRFASAIVDNPDLSPQVVGRTPMGRVGDPDEIAGGALYLAGDASQYLTGHTLVIDGGMTVS; encoded by the coding sequence ATGACGGTCTCATTCAGTCTCGAGGGGAAGGTCGCCATCGTCACCGGCGCGAGCCGCGGCATCGGCGAGGCCATCGCGCGAACGTTCGCCGAAAACGGCGCCAAGGTCGTCGTCGCCTCACGCAAGATCGATGGGGTGCGCAGCGTGGCCGAGTCGATCGGGGCGCGCGCGCACGCCATCGCCGCGCACACGGGGAAGGAAGAAGATTGCCGAAACCTCGTACAAAAGACGGTGGAGCACTTCGGCAAGGTCGACATCCTCGTCAACAATGCGGCCACCAACCCCTACTTCGGACCATTTCTGCAGGTCGAGGAGGGCGCCTGGGACAAGACCTTCGAGGTCAATGTCAAAGGATATTTCTTCAACGCCCGTGAAGTCGCCCGCCACCTCATCGAGCGCAAGGCGCCGGGCAGCATCATCAACATCACCAGCGTGGCGGGCATCATGGGCGCGCCGCTCCAAGGCGTTTATGGAATGACCAAGGCCGCGGTCATCTCCATGACGAAGACCTTGGCCACCGAGCTTGCGACGTCGGGGGTGCGCGTCAACGCCATCGCGCCCGGCTTCGTTCGAACGCGCTTTGCGAGCGCCATCGTCGACAACCCCGATTTGAGCCCGCAAGTGGTCGGACGCACCCCCATGGGCCGGGTGGGCGATCCCGATGAGATCGCCGGAGGTGCGCTGTACCTCGCGGGCGATGCATCACAATACCTCACAGGTCATACCCTCGTCATCGACGGCGGCATGACCGTGAGCTAA
- a CDS encoding AAA family ATPase, translating into MQDRGPGSSSSDHTGSSELEEAESSELEENVVGNGNIPAPAWSDATLPTSDDSREEHRVPAKLVTVRADPSILPDVPRESRGLLELVSPIARRALEMGLLAREPSFHVFVAAEPEVMIEDDIVRYAARYARVRPAPPDIVYVHDFDHPEAPKPLLLPAGVGPTLVAAMDALVDKLQEEIPNIAHSDTVREAQVQLARELETRNKAVLTQLESTAKTLGFGIRALQGGVQTFPILHGKPLSPEQFAALDDSTKRALNEAEGRLTAEVEKAAALVRDESARHHQARDEAFSRAAEDLIRAGVQAVRAGFSDYEPVLAPYFDRVERALVEDWEDLVIDDGSEGPQEEEQSSNSGRDHDPEHATRLNRFSVNLLVANDPAAPPPVLYDTNPTYPNLFGYLERRARFGALLTDFTRVRAGSLHKASGGVLVVRAADLLADPIIWERMKRILRERQIGAEDPLGPLGLYATSLRPVPVPIDVRVVLVGPPHLYAALLEADADFAALFRVKVEVESTIPRTNQSLVLLDSYLMNMAKDRWGSFDRSARARLLDLATRLAGQQDKLSLLLSPLEETAAFASALAVARTLTTAAGVDSADGPISDGGADPDLRDSELPPVSLTMTPPSAVVVTVRDIEDAWRERRERAGSAERHIRELTLRGEVALETSGTRIGVVNGLSVFSAGDVEFGQPMRITAVVALGREGIIDVEREAQLGGAIHTKGVAILRGYLGRLFGQERPLSLRAQIAFEQSYGEIDGDSASSSELFAVLSALADVGIDQGVAVTGSVNQLGEIQAIGGVGAKIEGFFDLCAARGLTGTQGVLIPRSNLAHLVLRDDVALAIADGKFHLYGVRSVEEGIGILTGLDAGERDISGRFPAASVFGRVERRLIEIAERLREAEGHGHHDGHEVLEEHAGSDLSDGADFRRPRGLPKG; encoded by the coding sequence ATGCAAGATCGTGGGCCAGGGTCGTCTTCGTCGGATCACACGGGAAGCTCCGAGCTGGAGGAGGCGGAGAGCTCCGAGCTGGAGGAGAATGTCGTCGGCAACGGGAACATTCCAGCGCCTGCCTGGAGTGACGCGACCCTGCCCACCTCGGATGACTCGAGGGAAGAGCACCGCGTTCCGGCCAAGCTGGTCACGGTTCGCGCCGATCCCTCCATCTTGCCCGACGTGCCGCGCGAGAGCCGTGGCCTGCTCGAGCTCGTCTCTCCCATCGCGCGCCGCGCGCTGGAAATGGGGCTTTTGGCCCGCGAGCCGAGCTTTCACGTCTTCGTGGCCGCCGAGCCGGAGGTGATGATCGAGGACGACATCGTCCGCTACGCCGCCCGGTATGCCCGAGTTCGACCAGCGCCGCCGGATATCGTCTATGTGCACGATTTCGATCACCCGGAAGCGCCGAAGCCGCTCCTCTTGCCCGCCGGGGTCGGTCCCACCTTGGTCGCGGCGATGGATGCGCTCGTCGACAAGCTTCAAGAGGAGATCCCCAACATCGCCCACAGCGACACCGTGCGCGAGGCGCAGGTGCAGCTGGCGCGCGAGCTCGAGACGCGCAACAAGGCCGTGCTCACCCAGCTGGAGAGCACGGCCAAGACCTTGGGCTTCGGCATCCGCGCCCTACAGGGTGGGGTTCAGACCTTCCCCATCCTTCACGGCAAGCCGCTGAGCCCCGAGCAGTTTGCCGCGCTCGACGACTCCACGAAGCGCGCGCTGAACGAAGCCGAGGGTCGGCTGACGGCCGAGGTCGAAAAGGCGGCCGCCCTGGTGCGCGACGAGAGCGCGCGCCACCATCAAGCGCGCGACGAGGCCTTCTCCCGCGCGGCCGAGGATCTCATTCGCGCGGGCGTGCAAGCGGTGCGCGCGGGCTTCAGCGACTACGAGCCGGTGCTGGCGCCCTATTTCGATCGGGTGGAGCGCGCGCTGGTCGAGGACTGGGAGGATCTGGTCATCGACGATGGGAGCGAGGGCCCGCAAGAAGAGGAGCAGTCGAGCAACTCCGGGCGCGATCACGATCCGGAGCACGCCACGCGGCTGAATCGCTTCAGCGTGAACCTCTTGGTGGCCAACGATCCCGCGGCGCCGCCCCCGGTGCTCTACGACACGAACCCCACCTATCCGAACCTGTTCGGGTACCTGGAGCGGCGCGCGCGTTTTGGCGCGCTGCTCACCGACTTCACGCGGGTGCGCGCGGGCTCGCTCCACAAAGCGTCGGGCGGCGTTCTGGTGGTGCGGGCCGCGGATTTGCTGGCCGATCCCATCATCTGGGAGCGGATGAAGCGCATCTTGCGCGAGCGGCAGATTGGCGCGGAGGATCCGCTCGGGCCCCTCGGCTTGTACGCCACGTCCCTTCGTCCGGTGCCGGTGCCCATCGACGTGCGGGTGGTGCTGGTGGGCCCGCCGCATCTGTACGCGGCCTTGCTGGAGGCCGACGCCGACTTCGCGGCGCTCTTCCGGGTCAAGGTGGAGGTGGAGTCGACCATCCCGCGCACCAACCAGAGCCTGGTGCTGCTCGACTCGTACTTGATGAACATGGCCAAGGACCGCTGGGGGAGCTTCGATCGCAGCGCCCGCGCGCGCCTCTTGGATCTGGCGACGCGCCTGGCGGGGCAGCAGGACAAGCTCTCGCTTTTGCTCTCGCCGCTCGAGGAGACGGCGGCCTTCGCGAGCGCGCTGGCGGTGGCGCGCACCTTGACCACGGCGGCGGGCGTCGATTCGGCCGATGGTCCCATCTCCGATGGGGGCGCCGATCCCGACCTCCGGGACTCGGAGCTCCCGCCCGTGAGCCTGACCATGACGCCTCCTTCGGCGGTGGTGGTCACGGTGCGGGACATCGAGGACGCGTGGCGCGAGCGGCGCGAGCGTGCGGGATCGGCGGAGCGCCACATTCGCGAGCTGACATTGCGCGGGGAGGTCGCGCTCGAAACGAGCGGTACGCGCATCGGAGTGGTTAACGGTCTGAGCGTCTTCAGCGCCGGGGATGTCGAGTTTGGGCAGCCGATGCGGATCACCGCGGTGGTGGCGCTCGGGCGCGAGGGGATCATCGACGTGGAGCGGGAGGCACAACTCGGCGGGGCGATCCACACCAAGGGCGTCGCCATTTTGCGCGGCTACCTGGGGCGGCTGTTCGGCCAGGAGCGCCCGCTCAGCCTGCGCGCGCAGATCGCCTTCGAGCAAAGCTACGGGGAGATCGACGGCGACAGCGCGTCCTCGAGCGAGCTGTTTGCCGTGCTGAGCGCGCTCGCCGACGTGGGGATCGATCAAGGCGTGGCTGTGACCGGCAGCGTCAACCAGCTGGGGGAGATTCAAGCCATCGGCGGCGTGGGCGCGAAAATCGAAGGATTCTTCGACCTTTGCGCGGCGCGCGGCCTGACCGGCACGCAAGGTGTGCTCATCCCTCGTTCGAACCTCGCCCATCTCGTTCTTCGCGATGACGTTGCACTGGCGATCGCGGACGGGAAATTCCATCTTTATGGTGTGCGCTCGGTCGAAGAAGGAATCGGCATCCTGACGGGCCTCGACGCCGGCGAGCGCGATATCTCGGGCCGCTTTCCGGCCGCGAGCGTCTTCGGGCGGGTGGAGCGCCGCCTCATCGAGATCGCCGAGCGGCTGCGCGAGGCGGAGGGGCACGGTCACCACGACGGGCACGAGGTCCTCGAAGAGCACGCGGGCTCGGATCTCAGCGACGGCGCGGACTTTCGAAGGCCACGAGGTTTGCCAAAGGGATGA
- a CDS encoding serine/threonine protein kinase — protein MEPGRVVAGKYRLNELLGVGGMASVWSATNVFTDRQFAVKIMLPTVARTNEVARRFLLEAKASARIDHPNIVEVIDVGQAEDGSLFLVMELLTGVSLETVIAQQMPRMRLYDFFIIMLDVARALAAAHERGVIHRDLKPTNVFLSHERLRGGRDGRGDELIIVPKLLDFGISKFLEEEGIESVTIAGTILGSPMYMSPEQARGSRSIDRRTDIFAFGAILFEALVGYRCFDATNFNALLIQVATKQPFDIDACAPHLPDAVRALVRGCLVVDRKRRIGSFDEITRRLEDLLPALEDDPETIAIPLPAASPGSEELDPRSGVGPRGGTPGPRYLHPRRLHGYYAVALFAVFAALAVLVAYTAWAPTPHAVVDPRAAARASAEASTVTSSKAPVLPAPPPALHNEARDRRTEPRPSAPPVVPVDALPTAERAAPAPSASSASVGTSSAHGAKRKTKGRLPDGGLSPLPD, from the coding sequence ATGGAACCGGGGCGCGTCGTTGCGGGAAAATATCGGCTGAACGAGCTGCTCGGGGTGGGCGGCATGGCCAGCGTCTGGTCGGCGACCAACGTGTTTACGGACCGGCAGTTTGCCGTGAAGATCATGTTGCCGACGGTGGCGCGCACGAACGAGGTGGCGCGTCGGTTCTTGCTGGAGGCCAAGGCTTCGGCGCGCATCGACCATCCGAACATCGTCGAGGTGATCGACGTTGGGCAGGCCGAAGACGGCTCGCTCTTTCTGGTGATGGAGCTGCTCACCGGCGTCTCGCTGGAGACGGTGATCGCGCAGCAGATGCCGCGCATGCGGCTCTACGATTTTTTCATCATCATGCTCGACGTCGCACGCGCGCTCGCGGCCGCGCACGAGCGCGGGGTCATTCACCGCGATCTCAAGCCGACCAACGTGTTCCTCAGCCACGAGCGCCTGAGGGGCGGACGGGATGGGCGCGGCGACGAGCTGATCATCGTCCCCAAGCTGCTCGATTTCGGGATTAGCAAGTTCCTGGAGGAGGAGGGCATCGAGTCGGTCACCATCGCGGGGACCATCCTGGGCTCGCCCATGTACATGAGCCCCGAGCAAGCGCGGGGCTCTCGGAGCATCGATCGGCGAACGGATATTTTTGCCTTTGGCGCCATCTTGTTCGAAGCGCTGGTCGGCTACCGCTGCTTCGACGCGACCAACTTCAATGCGCTCCTGATCCAAGTCGCCACCAAGCAGCCGTTCGACATCGACGCGTGCGCCCCTCATCTGCCCGATGCCGTTCGCGCGCTGGTGCGCGGATGCCTGGTGGTCGATCGCAAGCGCCGCATCGGCAGCTTCGACGAGATCACGCGGCGGCTCGAGGATCTTCTGCCCGCGCTCGAGGACGATCCGGAGACCATCGCCATCCCCCTTCCCGCGGCATCGCCCGGATCGGAGGAGCTCGACCCGCGATCGGGGGTGGGGCCGCGCGGAGGCACCCCGGGGCCTCGTTATCTCCATCCACGGCGGCTCCATGGCTATTACGCGGTCGCGCTCTTTGCCGTCTTCGCGGCCCTCGCCGTATTGGTGGCGTATACCGCATGGGCCCCGACGCCCCACGCCGTGGTCGATCCGCGCGCGGCCGCCCGCGCGAGCGCCGAGGCCAGCACCGTCACCTCGTCGAAGGCGCCCGTGCTGCCTGCGCCGCCGCCGGCGCTGCACAACGAGGCGCGCGATCGTCGCACGGAGCCGCGGCCGTCCGCGCCGCCGGTGGTGCCGGTCGATGCGCTCCCCACGGCGGAGCGTGCTGCACCTGCACCGTCTGCATCGTCCGCATCTGTGGGCACGTCCTCCGCGCACGGCGCCAAGCGAAAGACCAAGGGCCGTCTGCCGGACGGTGGCCTCTCACCATTGCCCGATTAG